One segment of Deinococcus metalli DNA contains the following:
- a CDS encoding electron transfer flavoprotein subunit beta/FixA family protein, whose protein sequence is MKILTLVRQVPDAEARIKIQGQAVDLDGTTVVIDGMDEYGVEEALRLREAGADVEEIVALAVGPKRNEDALRTALAMGVDRAIHVETDEKYDAVALSRIVAQVAQAEGASLVLVGGQEADWDSQALGAASAERLGWPQLTWTNELKVEGDTLTGRHDVDDGNESFRATLPAVVTTQQGLNDPRYPTLPNIMKAKKKELRKDDPATYGVTPTVKVVGAEIQTRARRNTMIDGKDPQAAAQHLLELLRNEAKVIA, encoded by the coding sequence ATGAAGATCCTGACCCTGGTACGCCAAGTTCCCGATGCGGAAGCCCGCATCAAGATTCAAGGACAGGCCGTCGACCTCGACGGCACCACCGTCGTGATCGACGGCATGGACGAGTACGGCGTCGAGGAGGCGCTGCGGCTGCGTGAGGCCGGCGCCGACGTCGAGGAGATCGTCGCGCTGGCGGTCGGCCCCAAACGCAACGAGGACGCCCTGCGGACGGCGCTGGCAATGGGCGTCGACCGCGCCATCCACGTCGAGACGGACGAGAAGTACGACGCGGTGGCCCTGAGCCGCATCGTCGCGCAGGTCGCCCAGGCCGAGGGCGCGTCGCTGGTGCTGGTCGGCGGGCAGGAGGCCGACTGGGACTCGCAGGCGCTGGGCGCGGCGAGTGCCGAACGCCTCGGGTGGCCGCAGCTCACGTGGACGAACGAGTTGAAGGTCGAGGGCGACACCCTGACCGGCCGGCACGACGTGGACGACGGCAACGAGAGCTTCCGCGCGACCCTGCCGGCCGTGGTGACCACGCAGCAGGGCCTGAACGACCCACGCTATCCCACCCTGCCGAACATCATGAAGGCCAAGAAGAAGGAACTCCGCAAGGACGATCCCGCCACCTACGGCGTGACGCCGACCGTGAAGGTGGTCGGCGCGGAGATCCAGACGCGCGCCAGGCGCAACACCATGATCGACGGCAAAGACCCTCAGGCGGCCGCCCAGCATCTGCTGGAGCTGCTGCGCAATGAAGCGAAGGTGATCGCATGA
- a CDS encoding carboxymuconolactone decarboxylase family protein, with amino-acid sequence MPDDAQPPHARTTIFGEQHDRILERLVTLDADLSGYVRDFAYDTIYDHPGLDLKTKELIACALLVSLGSPPELRTHLRGALNAGATEAEVRGALLMCIPYVGFPRTIAGFEQLRAHLAGRAPTQER; translated from the coding sequence ATGCCTGACGACGCCCAGCCGCCCCACGCCCGCACGACGATCTTCGGCGAGCAGCACGACCGCATCCTTGAACGGCTCGTCACGCTCGACGCCGACCTGTCCGGATATGTCCGCGACTTCGCGTATGACACCATCTACGATCACCCGGGCCTCGACCTCAAGACCAAGGAACTGATCGCGTGCGCGCTGCTGGTGTCCCTGGGCAGCCCGCCCGAACTCCGCACCCACCTGCGCGGCGCCCTGAACGCCGGCGCGACCGAGGCGGAGGTGCGCGGCGCCCTACTGATGTGCATTCCCTACGTGGGCTTTCCACGCACCATCGCCGGCTTCGAGCAGCTCCGAGCCCACCTGGCGGGCCGGGCTCCTACGCAAGAACGGTGA
- a CDS encoding ATP-dependent Clp protease ATP-binding subunit — translation MNRYDDRARLVFHYAREEGNRLGHAMVGPEHLLLGLMREGGTAATILTEFGASLDGLRRRVEEIIGRGEGNRLNDAPSITPRARRVMELASAEARSLGAQVTSTEHILLGIIREGDGVAFRILQELTKDVDTIRWRILAQGDGTSSKPAKPVATPFLDEYGRDLTKWAREGRLDPVIGRSEEIRRVTQILTRRTKNNPVLIGDPGVGKTAIVEGLALAIHEKRTPPNLHGMRLVSLDLSGVVAGTKYRGEFEERLRQIIEELRNAKVMAFIDELHTLVGAGGAEGTLDAANILKPALSRGEIQVIGATTTGEYHRYIEKDAALERRFQPVIVLEPSPAETIQILRGLRPKYEEHHGVQIPDSAIELAVRIGERSLPGRNFPDKAIDLIDEAASRVRLNMSVGLPVQETEDGEPVVTREDMEAVINSMGGIYSEESATQLSDLEQNLQDQVYGQPDAIKALSSALRRARVGLGGRTRVAASFLFVGPSGVGKTHLAKALARSLFGSERALIRVDMSEFQESHSVSKLIGSPPGYVGFEQGGRLTEAVRRQPFSVILLDEIEKAHPDVYNTFLQVLDDGRLTDGLGRTVDFRRTIIIMTSNTGFNVNPTVGFSPVTPDNNQPLRHIFTPEFLDRLDEVIRFKSLGEEELVRVAQQLMGEMREELASRELTVTFDPAIASWLVGKLKARSPKHAVGSSRQLRTLVREEIEDPLAMELIGNDGEEVRVVLGDEGIQFERSMPAPPQILA, via the coding sequence ATGAACAGATACGACGACCGCGCCCGACTGGTATTCCATTACGCCCGTGAGGAGGGCAACCGCCTGGGCCACGCCATGGTCGGCCCCGAGCACCTGCTGCTGGGCCTGATGCGTGAGGGCGGCACGGCCGCGACCATCCTGACCGAGTTCGGTGCGTCCCTGGACGGCCTGCGCCGCCGGGTCGAGGAGATCATCGGCCGGGGAGAGGGCAACCGCCTGAACGACGCGCCGAGCATCACACCCCGCGCCCGCCGCGTGATGGAACTCGCCAGCGCCGAGGCCCGCAGCCTGGGCGCGCAGGTGACCTCGACCGAGCACATCCTGCTGGGCATCATCCGCGAGGGCGACGGTGTGGCCTTCCGGATCCTGCAGGAGCTGACCAAGGACGTGGACACCATCCGCTGGCGCATCCTGGCGCAGGGCGACGGCACGAGCAGCAAGCCCGCCAAGCCGGTTGCCACGCCGTTCCTCGACGAGTACGGCCGCGACCTGACGAAGTGGGCGCGCGAGGGCCGTCTCGATCCGGTGATCGGCCGCAGCGAGGAGATCCGCCGTGTCACGCAGATCCTGACGCGCCGGACCAAGAACAACCCGGTGCTGATCGGTGATCCCGGGGTGGGCAAGACCGCCATCGTGGAGGGGCTCGCGCTCGCCATTCACGAGAAGCGCACGCCGCCGAACCTGCACGGCATGCGCCTCGTGAGCCTGGACCTCAGCGGCGTCGTTGCCGGCACCAAGTACCGCGGCGAGTTCGAGGAACGCCTGCGCCAGATCATCGAGGAACTCCGCAACGCCAAGGTCATGGCCTTCATCGACGAGCTGCACACCCTGGTCGGGGCGGGCGGCGCCGAGGGGACGCTGGACGCCGCGAACATCCTCAAGCCGGCCCTGAGCCGTGGGGAAATTCAGGTGATCGGCGCGACCACCACCGGCGAGTACCACCGCTACATCGAGAAGGACGCCGCCCTGGAGCGCCGCTTCCAGCCGGTGATCGTGCTGGAACCCAGCCCCGCCGAGACCATCCAGATCCTGCGTGGCCTGCGGCCCAAGTACGAGGAGCACCACGGCGTGCAGATCCCGGACAGCGCCATTGAACTCGCCGTCCGCATTGGGGAGCGCAGCCTGCCGGGCCGCAACTTCCCGGACAAGGCCATCGACCTCATCGACGAGGCCGCCAGCCGCGTGCGTCTGAACATGAGTGTCGGCTTGCCCGTGCAGGAGACCGAGGACGGCGAACCCGTCGTGACGCGCGAGGACATGGAGGCCGTGATCAACTCCATGGGCGGTATCTACAGCGAGGAGTCCGCCACGCAGCTGTCCGACCTGGAGCAGAACCTTCAGGATCAGGTGTACGGTCAGCCGGACGCCATCAAGGCCCTGAGTTCCGCGCTGCGCCGCGCCCGCGTGGGTCTGGGCGGGCGCACCCGTGTCGCCGCCAGCTTCCTCTTCGTCGGCCCCAGCGGCGTGGGCAAGACGCACCTCGCCAAGGCGCTCGCGCGCAGCCTGTTCGGCAGCGAACGCGCGCTGATCCGCGTGGACATGAGCGAATTCCAGGAAAGCCACTCGGTCAGCAAGCTGATCGGTTCGCCTCCCGGCTACGTGGGCTTCGAGCAGGGCGGCCGCCTCACCGAGGCCGTGCGCCGCCAGCCCTTCAGCGTGATCCTGCTCGACGAGATCGAGAAGGCCCACCCGGACGTGTACAACACCTTCCTCCAGGTGCTCGACGACGGACGGCTCACCGACGGCCTGGGCCGCACCGTGGACTTCCGCCGCACCATCATCATCATGACCAGCAACACCGGCTTCAACGTGAACCCCACCGTGGGCTTCAGCCCGGTCACGCCGGACAACAACCAGCCGCTGCGGCACATCTTCACCCCGGAATTCCTCGACCGTCTGGACGAGGTGATCCGCTTCAAGAGCCTCGGCGAGGAGGAACTCGTCCGCGTGGCCCAGCAGCTCATGGGCGAGATGCGCGAGGAACTCGCCAGCCGCGAGCTCACGGTGACCTTCGACCCCGCCATCGCGTCGTGGCTGGTCGGCAAGCTCAAGGCCCGCAGCCCCAAGCACGCGGTCGGCAGCTCGCGGCAGCTCCGCACCCTGGTGCGCGAGGAGATCGAGGACCCGCTGGCGATGGAACTCATCGGCAACGATGGCGAGGAAGTCCGCGTCGTGCTGGGCGACGAGGGCATCCAGTTCGAGCGCAGCATGCCCGCCCCGCCGCAGATCCTGGCGTAA
- a CDS encoding serine hydrolase: MAGPFRRALAVLVAGGVGAAAGLPPVSNTKPAGPTARPVWNTAPAVCGEPTRPTLTASPLPGTVSGRVAFYAAEYAPTTQRVIRSVGLGALNELQPVASTYKPVVVELALRDVDAGRLSLNTPFTTTAANRSIEAYPPGTHTLVDLAKRAIVRSDNTAGDILQQAVGTQRVALSLRWRSPCTSVLLTSKAAWAAQGFLQSAVLGDDLLSGAHSYFALPFAERVAVATRLNANAARFTGPEVEAAIDSYFRGPLYDPFIDLAFQHTSTAKAYADLVARVYGGNNLQPGTRRLFRDLLSQGCCHPRTSPLNATYWGAKAGSGWRLLTLTGLVEMPGGRTFAYAYLNDGSDTLEAEDMEAQIPAVVTWIEQNLRTLAGK; this comes from the coding sequence ATGGCCGGCCCCTTCAGACGTGCGCTTGCCGTGCTGGTCGCGGGCGGCGTAGGCGCGGCGGCCGGCCTCCCACCCGTGTCCAATACCAAGCCCGCCGGTCCGACGGCAAGGCCGGTGTGGAACACCGCTCCGGCGGTCTGTGGCGAGCCAACTAGACCGACCCTGACCGCTTCTCCCCTGCCGGGAACCGTGTCCGGCCGCGTGGCCTTCTACGCGGCCGAGTACGCTCCCACCACCCAGCGGGTGATCCGCAGCGTCGGCCTGGGCGCGCTGAACGAACTGCAGCCGGTCGCCAGCACGTACAAGCCGGTGGTGGTCGAGTTGGCCCTGCGCGACGTGGACGCCGGCCGCCTGTCGCTGAACACGCCGTTCACCACCACCGCCGCGAACCGCAGTATCGAGGCCTACCCGCCGGGCACGCACACGCTGGTCGATCTGGCGAAACGGGCCATCGTGCGGAGCGACAACACCGCCGGGGACATCCTCCAGCAGGCCGTGGGGACGCAGCGCGTAGCCCTCAGCCTGCGCTGGCGAAGTCCGTGCACCTCCGTCCTGCTGACCAGCAAGGCGGCGTGGGCGGCACAGGGCTTCCTGCAATCGGCGGTGCTGGGCGACGACCTCCTGTCGGGAGCACACTCATATTTCGCGCTGCCGTTCGCGGAGCGGGTGGCCGTCGCCACGCGCCTGAACGCAAACGCCGCCCGCTTCACCGGGCCGGAGGTGGAGGCCGCCATCGACTCGTACTTCCGGGGGCCGCTGTACGACCCGTTCATCGATCTGGCCTTCCAGCACACCAGCACGGCGAAGGCATATGCCGATCTGGTGGCTCGGGTATACGGCGGGAACAACCTCCAGCCTGGCACCCGGCGCCTCTTTCGCGATCTGCTCTCCCAGGGCTGCTGCCATCCAAGGACATCCCCACTGAACGCCACGTACTGGGGTGCGAAGGCCGGGAGCGGCTGGCGGCTCCTGACCCTCACCGGACTGGTGGAGATGCCGGGCGGCCGCACCTTCGCCTATGCCTACCTGAACGACGGCAGCGACACCCTGGAAGCCGAGGACATGGAGGCGCAGATTCCAGCCGTGGTCACGTGGATCGAGCAGAATCTGCGGACACTGGCGGGAAAATAG
- a CDS encoding DUF2087 domain-containing protein: MTKSIAAFQDEHGRITGWPSDRRRAHQLAILDYLTGLFDPGVSYDQGQVDQVLADHSTLADPTLLLRELVEGDYLATADGMYWRADGRPGPGARG, translated from the coding sequence ATGACGAAAAGCATCGCCGCATTCCAGGACGAGCACGGCCGCATCACGGGCTGGCCCAGCGACCGCCGCCGGGCCCACCAGCTCGCCATCCTGGATTACCTGACGGGGCTGTTCGATCCCGGCGTGTCGTACGACCAGGGCCAGGTCGATCAGGTGCTCGCAGACCACAGCACCCTGGCCGACCCGACCCTGCTGCTGCGCGAACTCGTGGAGGGCGACTACCTCGCCACGGCCGACGGCATGTACTGGCGTGCCGATGGTCGCCCGGGACCGGGGGCCCGTGGCTAA
- the radA gene encoding DNA repair protein RadA — protein MAKVAAKYICTSCGYQASKPLGRCPNCQAWNSFEEEAPSAVAPKARVGAYGGVTGGKLTPLSDVGRREEPRTPSGIPELDRVLGGGLVAGGVTLIGGEPGIGKSTLLLQVADRVAQSGGTVLYVAGEESLEQIRLRADRLGVTGQIQLTRDTRAEHVAGLMQEHRPALCIVDSIQTVTVEGEGAPGGVAQVRDGTSMLTRAAKETGTATVLVGHVTKDGTVAGPKVMEHIVDTTVFLETVGAFRLLRSVKNRFGQAGELGVFEMRGEGLIAVENPSAAFLAERPLGVPGSVVAATVDGQRPMLLEVQALASKTPYPNARRVVVGLDPRRVDVVLAVLERRLDLTLGGLDVYVNLAGGLKVPDPGLDLAVALAVYSAVVGRALPENVAVFGEVGLAGEVRSTQATVRRAEEAGRAGYTRLVVPPGVEGHPGVKSVEEAVRMVWRSAGS, from the coding sequence GTGGCTAAGGTCGCCGCGAAATACATCTGCACCAGCTGCGGCTATCAGGCGTCCAAACCGCTGGGCCGCTGCCCGAACTGCCAGGCGTGGAATTCCTTCGAGGAGGAGGCCCCCTCTGCGGTTGCCCCGAAAGCGCGTGTTGGAGCCTACGGCGGCGTAACCGGAGGGAAACTCACCCCGCTCTCGGACGTGGGTCGGCGTGAGGAGCCCCGCACCCCCAGCGGCATTCCGGAACTCGACCGGGTGCTCGGCGGGGGTCTGGTTGCGGGCGGCGTTACCCTGATCGGCGGCGAACCCGGCATCGGCAAGAGCACGCTGCTGCTCCAAGTTGCGGACCGTGTGGCGCAGTCCGGTGGCACCGTGCTGTACGTCGCGGGTGAGGAATCGCTGGAACAGATCCGGTTGCGCGCCGACCGCCTGGGTGTGACCGGGCAGATCCAGCTCACACGCGACACCCGCGCTGAGCACGTCGCCGGCCTGATGCAGGAACACCGGCCCGCGCTGTGCATCGTGGACTCCATCCAGACCGTCACCGTCGAGGGCGAGGGCGCACCGGGCGGCGTGGCCCAGGTGCGCGACGGCACGTCCATGCTCACCCGCGCCGCGAAGGAAACCGGCACCGCCACCGTCCTCGTTGGGCACGTCACCAAGGACGGCACGGTCGCCGGCCCCAAGGTCATGGAACACATCGTGGACACCACCGTGTTCCTCGAAACTGTCGGCGCGTTCCGGCTGCTGAGAAGCGTCAAGAACCGTTTCGGTCAGGCCGGCGAACTCGGCGTGTTCGAGATGCGCGGCGAGGGCCTGATCGCCGTCGAGAACCCCAGTGCCGCCTTCCTCGCGGAGCGGCCCCTGGGCGTGCCCGGCAGCGTCGTCGCCGCCACCGTGGACGGCCAGCGCCCCATGCTGCTGGAAGTGCAGGCGCTCGCCAGCAAGACCCCCTACCCGAACGCCCGGCGCGTCGTCGTCGGCCTCGACCCCCGGCGCGTGGATGTCGTGCTGGCGGTACTCGAACGTCGGCTCGACCTCACGCTCGGCGGGCTGGACGTGTACGTGAACCTTGCTGGCGGGTTGAAGGTGCCGGACCCTGGCCTCGACCTCGCGGTCGCGCTGGCCGTGTACTCCGCTGTCGTCGGGCGGGCGCTGCCGGAAAATGTCGCGGTGTTCGGGGAGGTCGGGTTGGCGGGTGAAGTGCGCTCCACGCAGGCCACCGTCCGGCGGGCAGAGGAGGCGGGGCGGGCGGGATACACGCGGTTGGTCGTTCCGCCCGGCGTGGAGGGACACCCGGGTGTGAAGAGTGTGGAGGAAGCGGTGAGGATGGTCTGGAGGTCGGCCGGATCGTAA
- a CDS encoding chromate transporter, translated as MSESTLWALVLEFVRLGLISFGGTNIAELERVLVGEHHWITPGTLANGFALGQLMPGPNMLAVTYYGYATAGWPGALASTLGFYGPTALLSALAALAWRRFSTHPWLVAFRDALLPFGAGVLLAGVLVLGQSSIHSWVGAGIAAVAFVILWRTKVNSVIVVIGAAVLGALLGL; from the coding sequence ATGTCTGAGAGCACCCTGTGGGCTCTGGTGCTGGAATTCGTCCGACTGGGCCTGATCTCCTTCGGCGGCACCAACATCGCCGAACTGGAACGCGTTCTGGTGGGCGAGCACCACTGGATCACACCCGGCACGCTTGCCAACGGCTTCGCGCTCGGGCAGCTGATGCCCGGCCCGAACATGCTGGCCGTCACGTACTACGGCTACGCCACCGCCGGCTGGCCTGGCGCTCTCGCCTCCACCCTGGGCTTCTACGGCCCGACGGCCCTGCTAAGCGCCCTGGCGGCCCTCGCGTGGCGGCGCTTCAGCACCCACCCGTGGCTCGTCGCCTTCCGCGATGCGCTGCTGCCCTTCGGGGCCGGCGTACTCCTCGCGGGCGTGCTCGTGCTGGGCCAGTCCAGCATCCACTCGTGGGTCGGTGCGGGTATCGCTGCCGTGGCCTTCGTGATCCTGTGGCGCACCAAGGTCAACTCCGTGATCGTGGTGATTGGCGCGGCGGTGCTGGGCGCGTTGCTGGGCCTGTGA
- a CDS encoding chromate transporter encodes MTSTASSRPEETARPPAPPTPATLLRLFVGVALSGIGGGLPAHARRAVTARGWMTDAQFAETYTLAQLTPGPNAVNLAAMIGARLCGPAGAATSVVGILIPGLIAMLAASAVTLGAGSGLPPAVQSGLRGAACAALAVMLSAAIPVVRVGLGVKGGLILAALTFLGLGVLRLNLLPVFAALVGLGLYLNRPQRVPPPEEDHV; translated from the coding sequence ATGACCAGCACCGCGTCCTCCCGCCCGGAGGAGACGGCCCGCCCCCCGGCGCCGCCCACGCCAGCGACCCTGCTGCGGCTGTTCGTGGGCGTCGCCCTGTCCGGCATCGGCGGCGGCCTGCCCGCCCACGCCCGCCGCGCCGTGACCGCCCGCGGGTGGATGACGGACGCGCAGTTCGCCGAGACCTACACCCTCGCGCAGCTCACCCCGGGTCCGAACGCCGTGAACCTCGCGGCCATGATCGGCGCGCGGCTGTGCGGCCCCGCCGGCGCGGCCACGTCCGTCGTGGGCATCCTGATCCCCGGCCTGATCGCCATGCTCGCCGCGTCCGCCGTGACGCTCGGTGCGGGCAGCGGCCTGCCCCCGGCCGTGCAGAGCGGCCTGCGCGGCGCGGCGTGCGCGGCCCTGGCCGTCATGCTCAGCGCCGCCATTCCGGTCGTGCGGGTCGGTCTGGGAGTCAAGGGTGGCCTGATCCTTGCTGCCCTGACGTTCCTCGGCCTGGGTGTGCTGCGCCTGAACCTGCTGCCGGTCTTCGCCGCGCTGGTCGGCCTAGGCCTGTATCTCAACCGCCCCCAGCGCGTTCCCCCGCCCGAGGAAGACCATGTCTGA
- the clpB gene encoding ATP-dependent chaperone ClpB, whose translation MNPERFTEASAQAVAAAQQLAQASGQQNLTVDHVLRTLLDNDTASRAITAAGGDLNAARSALDAELARLPRVQGGADQLYLDPALSRAFQKADTLAGQLGDAFVAADTLLLALRGEYRGKGLPSESDLNRAMTDGRKGKTVKNKSAEGQFDALNKYGTDLTQRARDGKFDPVIGRDEEIRRAMQILLRRTKNNPVLIGEPGVGKTAIAEGLASRIVSGDVPEGLKDKRIVSLEMGSLLAGAKYRGEFEERLKGVIDDVLASAGEIILFVDELHTIVGAGKTEGSPDAGNMLKPALARGELHLIGATTLDEYREIEKDSALERRFQPVFVDEPSVEDTISILRGIKDRYQVHHNVEITDPALVAAAQLSNRYITDRQLPDKAIDLIDESAARLRMVLESSPERVDQLQRRKLQLEIEREALKREKDQDSLARLNDLEDALKKVSDELGDVRSRWQAEQGEVHALKAKRDALDQMRTDIEKAKRDYDLQRAAELEYGKLPALEKEVSDLTAKLKGAEFAHTQVTEEDVAAVVSRWTGIPVSKLMEGEREKLLRLEEGLHGRVIGQDRAIVSVSDAIRRARAGLNDPNRPLGSFMFLGPTGVGKTELAKALAEFLFDSQDAMVRLDMSEYMEKHTVARLIGAPPGYVGYEEGGQLTEAVRRRPYSVLLLDEIEKAHPDVFNVLLQVLDDGRLTDGQGRTVDFRNTLIILTSNIGSPLILEMQHRGDDPDEIRDAVLGELQGHFRPEFLNRVDDIIVFDALTAADLTRIVEIQLGSLRKRLAERRVTLHLSDAAKARLAEIGYDPAFGARPLKRAISREIETPLAREILQGHVPDSSTLNVDYDGHRFEFGTGVLN comes from the coding sequence TTGAATCCTGAACGCTTCACTGAAGCCAGCGCCCAGGCTGTCGCCGCTGCCCAGCAGCTCGCGCAGGCCAGCGGCCAACAGAATCTGACCGTCGACCACGTCCTGCGTACCCTGCTCGACAACGACACCGCCTCGCGCGCCATCACCGCGGCCGGGGGCGACCTGAACGCTGCCCGTAGCGCACTGGACGCCGAACTCGCCCGACTGCCGCGCGTGCAGGGCGGCGCGGATCAGCTGTACCTCGACCCGGCCCTGAGCCGCGCCTTCCAGAAGGCCGACACCCTGGCGGGGCAGTTGGGGGACGCCTTCGTGGCCGCCGATACGCTGCTGCTCGCCCTGCGCGGCGAGTACCGGGGCAAGGGGCTGCCCAGCGAGAGCGACCTGAACCGCGCCATGACGGACGGGCGCAAAGGAAAGACCGTGAAGAACAAATCCGCTGAAGGCCAGTTCGACGCGCTGAACAAATACGGCACGGACCTCACCCAGCGCGCGCGGGACGGCAAGTTCGACCCCGTGATCGGCCGCGACGAGGAAATCCGCCGCGCCATGCAGATCCTCCTGAGGCGCACCAAGAACAACCCGGTGCTGATCGGCGAACCCGGCGTGGGCAAGACTGCCATCGCCGAGGGCCTCGCCAGCCGGATCGTGAGCGGCGATGTGCCGGAGGGCCTGAAGGACAAGCGCATCGTGTCGCTGGAGATGGGCTCGCTGCTCGCCGGCGCGAAGTACCGCGGCGAGTTCGAGGAACGCCTCAAGGGCGTGATCGACGACGTGCTCGCCTCGGCCGGCGAGATCATCCTGTTCGTGGACGAGCTGCACACCATCGTGGGCGCCGGCAAGACCGAGGGCAGCCCGGACGCCGGGAACATGCTCAAGCCTGCCCTGGCGCGCGGCGAACTGCACCTGATCGGCGCGACCACCCTGGACGAGTACCGCGAGATCGAGAAGGACTCGGCGCTGGAACGCCGCTTCCAGCCCGTGTTTGTGGACGAACCCAGCGTGGAGGACACCATCAGCATCCTGCGCGGCATCAAGGACCGCTACCAGGTGCACCACAACGTCGAGATCACGGACCCGGCGCTGGTGGCCGCCGCGCAGCTCTCGAACCGCTACATCACGGACCGCCAGTTGCCGGACAAGGCCATCGACCTGATCGACGAGTCCGCCGCGCGGCTGCGCATGGTGCTGGAATCCAGCCCCGAGCGCGTGGATCAGCTGCAGCGCCGCAAGCTCCAGCTCGAGATCGAGCGCGAGGCCCTGAAGCGCGAGAAGGATCAGGACTCGCTGGCGCGACTGAACGACCTCGAGGACGCCCTGAAGAAGGTCTCGGATGAGCTGGGCGACGTGCGCTCGCGCTGGCAGGCCGAGCAGGGTGAGGTGCACGCGCTGAAGGCCAAGCGTGACGCACTCGATCAGATGCGCACCGATATCGAGAAGGCCAAACGCGACTACGATCTGCAACGCGCCGCCGAGCTGGAATACGGCAAGCTGCCGGCGCTGGAGAAGGAGGTCAGTGACCTGACCGCCAAGCTCAAGGGCGCGGAGTTCGCCCACACCCAGGTAACCGAGGAGGACGTGGCCGCGGTGGTGAGCCGCTGGACCGGCATTCCCGTCAGCAAGCTGATGGAAGGCGAACGCGAGAAGCTGCTGCGCCTGGAAGAGGGCCTGCATGGCCGCGTGATCGGGCAGGACCGCGCCATCGTGAGCGTGTCCGACGCCATCCGCCGTGCGCGTGCCGGGCTGAACGACCCGAACCGGCCGCTGGGCTCCTTCATGTTCCTGGGGCCGACCGGAGTCGGCAAGACCGAGCTGGCCAAGGCGCTCGCGGAGTTCCTGTTCGACTCGCAGGACGCCATGGTCCGGCTGGACATGAGCGAGTACATGGAGAAGCACACCGTGGCCCGCCTGATCGGGGCTCCTCCCGGGTACGTGGGCTACGAGGAAGGCGGCCAGCTGACCGAGGCCGTGCGCCGCCGCCCGTATTCCGTGCTGCTGCTTGACGAGATCGAGAAGGCCCACCCGGACGTGTTCAACGTGCTATTGCAGGTGCTGGACGACGGCCGCCTGACGGACGGACAGGGCCGCACCGTGGACTTCCGCAACACACTGATCATCCTGACCAGCAACATCGGCTCGCCGCTGATCCTGGAGATGCAGCACCGCGGCGACGATCCGGACGAGATTCGCGACGCCGTGCTGGGCGAACTCCAGGGTCACTTTCGCCCGGAATTCCTGAACCGTGTGGACGACATCATCGTGTTCGACGCGCTGACCGCCGCCGACCTGACGCGCATCGTGGAGATCCAGCTGGGCAGCCTGCGCAAGCGCCTGGCCGAGCGCCGCGTGACGCTGCACCTCAGCGACGCGGCCAAGGCCCGCCTGGCCGAGATCGGCTACGATCCCGCCTTCGGTGCCCGGCCCCTCAAGCGCGCCATCTCCCGCGAGATCGAGACGCCGCTGGCGCGCGAGATCCTGCAGGGCCACGTCCCGGACTCCAGCACCCTAAACGTCGATTACGACGGCCACCGCTTCGAATTCGGCACCGGCGTCCTGAACTGA